A region of the Ctenopharyngodon idella isolate HZGC_01 chromosome 2, HZGC01, whole genome shotgun sequence genome:
tACCTCTCCTCGAACCGGATCAGGGCTGCTGACCACAGCAGATTCTGCTACAGCTGGATGCTCTATCAAAGCATTTTCCACCTCAAATGGACCAATGCGGtacctaaaacacacacacatacacacacgctcaATAGGAGAtatcagattaaaaaaatctgacatTATCATAATGATCAAAGCAGAATTCGTACCCTGCGGACAGGATGACATCATCAGCTCTGCCAATGAACCACAGGTATCCTTCTTCATCCATCATTCCCCTATCACCTGTCAGGTAGAAATCACCACAGAAACACTCTGCCGTGCGCTCCGGCTCCCCCTACAGAATGAATTTAGATCAATATGTTCAATTAGTGCAACTCCAGCTTGACAGCTTTATTGTTAGTACAGACCATGAGAAAAGGTAAATGTACCGTATACTCTGTAAAAAGAGAGAAGGGTCTGTCTGGTTTCACTCTGATGCCGAGGTTTCCCTCTTGTCCTTGTGGCACAACAGAACCATTTTCATCTATCACCTTAAACCAAAACAGTCCATAATCACTATAAAACCTCACAGAAAATCAATCCAATCTACGGAACGGAAGtggcgatagtcttttcttccctattgtgatgtgtaTTAGAGTGAAACGGCTTTTTAAACTAGAAAAAATGTGGGGCAGGACTTAATTTTGTCCatgaggaattgattggatggttgtggtttgctattgctgtgatgtcatgtgagtgacaggttgtcccgccctctcGCCAGTAAACGCATCATCAGAGAAAAGATGAGATGTTGCCGCAAGCGGAAGgagaagttattttatttaaagattaagagggcacatgaattctaaaataataatgatgtgcacgaataatttatttataataaatactgttatattccattaaaaaaaaaaagaattttgattTCACAGTAAATTTAATATGAAGCCAGTGAGTATAACACTAAACTATTATTACGCCCAGTTTAAACCCCGGACAGGCTGTTACTGCACCTGAACATCATATCCTGGTGATGCCTTTCCAAAAGATCCTGGTTTGATCTTCATGCCTTTGAATGTGCCTGCTATTAAAACCTGGGTGGAAAAAAAGAGGAATGAGCTGCAGACAAGGCGAAGCTTAAACTTATTCTCCTTTTGCTCATCGTGAAGGATTTTGTTTATGAATCTATGAATATATAATATGGATGAAAACAGATGCTACTTTAGAACCCTTGTCTATATTGATTCTTCACAAACTGATCCAAGACTTACAGTCTCAGTCTGTCCGTATCCTTCATAGATGTCCAGCCCAGTGAGCTCTTTCCATTTCCACATCACCTCTGGGTTAATGGGCTCTCCTGCACACAGACAGTGCTCAAGAGCCTGGAACTTATACCTGTCAGAAACCACAGGAAAAAGATGAGGATTACACCTGGACCAAACAAATTCATCTGGATTCTGCAGTGATTGTTATGACATCTGAGTCCATGTTAAGATTCTCCATCCAATAACCAATTCAGTTAAAAAATGTTGCAAGTTgcataacattacaaaataaacgtTTGCAGACAGTAAATATACAAACTGATAAtcataaaattaacaaatgaaggatataaaaaactttaagaaaaaaagctaaaagagaattcatttgaattgaaataCATCACAGCACACCAGTTACAGTCAGCACCTGGATATGTCATCCTGTACAAGCATTCGATAGGCTGTTGGTGCCGTGCAGAAGGTGGTGATGGGATAGCTGCTCAAAGTCTGTCAGGAGAAAAACATGTGTTCTAGTAAAAAGTCAACAAATCCTACAAAtcctttctattaatcaaagaatcctgaaaaaaaactgAATCTCAGTTTCCGCACAAATattaagctgttttcaacattgataataataagaaatgtttcttgagcatcgaatcagcatattagaattatttctgcatctgtaatgaaaattcagctctgccaacacaggaataaattacattttaaaatgtattcaaatagttattttaaattgtaacaatatttcacaatattacatttttactgtatcaaataaatgcagccttactGTCGATTTGCAATATCTCTTTAAAGTAAGAATAAgtgttgtgattttttttatataaaacattttcagacaaCTTTGAATAGGTTCTTGTTCCTTAACTTTCAAGCAGAACATTCTTGTCAAGAATGGACCTGTGACCTTCCTGTACCTTGAGAACTGTACTTGTATCAAAGCGTGGCATGTGgtgaacaaacacacatgctCCCTGGATCCATGGAGCAAAGACGCTGCTCCACGCCGACTTGGCCCAACCCGTATCTGACGTGTTCCAAAAAACATCCTGCTCAGTCAGATCCAGCCAGTACCTTAAGAATTCacacaatttatatttattatattttatgttatacactacgtttcaaaagtttggggctggtaagatttttttttaaataattttgagaaagtctcttattctcaccaaggctgcatttatttgatcaaaaatacagtaaaaacagtaatattgtgcaatattattaccaataaaaataactgttttctattgtagtatattttaaaatgtaatttattcctgtgttggcaaagctgaattttcagcatcattactccagtcttcagtgtcacatgatccttcagaaatcattctaatatgatgatttgctgctcaattaaCAACTATTAATagtataaatgttgaaaacagttgtgctgcttaatatttttgtggaaacagtgatacatttttttcaaaattctttagtgaaaagaaagttcaaaataacagcatttatttgaaacagaaaccttttttttaacattataaatgtctttaatgtcatttttaaacaattttatgcgtccttgcttaataaaagtaatttctttcaagacaaataaatcttactgaccccaaactttatatatacacacacacacacacacatatatatatgcattacaagtttatatatatCTGTCATGAACCTCAGAATGATGTCACAAACCTGCCGTTCACCGTGAGTCCCAGACCATAACTACAGTGGCTATGTTGGGTCATTTTTGGGGAGCCAGTTGTTCCACTAGTGAAGAAGATAGTCATGGCCTCCTCACTCCTGGTGTCCACGCAAACATGATCATCTGACACTCTTCTACAAGACAAATGCAACATCTGATCTTTTCTcactaatttgttttttttttttaacatatatttaagGTGTGCACTCAGTCATTTCTTCACTAAATTAAAGTTCCCCCTGTACATGCACGTCCCTCCTTTGTTCTTCACTGACCCCATGAGTTCTGTTAGGTTGCCCCAGCCGTGCATGGCCCTGTGGGACAGCAGAAGCTTGGTGGAGATGGAAGGGCATTCTGAAGCTACTGTGTCCAACAGTGGTGCCAAAGTTTCATCTGTGATTACACACTTGGCGCCAGACGACTGCAGCCTGTGGCGGATATCTCGAGCCGTGAGCTGAGAGGTGCCAGGGATCAGAACCGTACCTGTGTGAGGAAACGGGGTGATAATGAAAAAGGAAAAGCACTCACAAATAGAGCATTCCCAGGGTTAAGTAGTGCACTGAATACTGTAGGTATGtaaattgggacactttttgccattgagatggcTAGGAAACATTTTTCCAGTTATCCTGAAGTAACcctatattaaaatattgtgattccaaaatttaaattcagcattcaaaaaactttatttagttttaatgttttgtttttaatttatttaggcAAAATGTGGAATTATAACTATAATATCTGACATAATAACTTTCAGCTTATCctgtttaacattttaaaattacacacttcaacTTTAAGCTGGTCCAAACTAGCATATTTCCCAAGCAGCTTGAAGCAATAAAAGTAGATTAAAGTTTAACCCCAACAATGATCCAATTAAAAACAGAACAAGGGTGAAAGAATAATAGAAATCTCTCTCAGCAAATGCCCAACAAATCTATTTCAGCACGACTGTAAGACTCTACCTGTTCTGAGACATGCTACATTAACCAGCCACCACTCAGGGACTCGGGGTAAAAGAAGGAACACACGATCCCCTCTTTCCAAACTGCACACCTGATGCAGAACATTTGCAAGTTTTCTGGAGTGAAAGCCCAACTCTTCAAAACTCCATTTGACCTCTTCTCCGCTGTCATTCACCCACCACAGAGCTGGAAGAGATGACCTCTGTCCATTCTGTAATACACAGCAACAACACATCAAACAATTTCACAAGTGTTCctaattttaatacattaaaattaagcAGATTTGGATATTACTTTACAATGCTTTTTCATTAAGTCACCACATATAATACTGAACATTGTACATTCAATGTTTCTGTTGCAAAATAgcaaaaaactaataataataataataataataataataactcaTACCATACCTATTATTTGTTCCTGCCTAATGgctccttttgtgttcaataaataaacaaatacataaatgtggAACAACAGGAGGTttagtaaatgacagaatttttggggtgaaaaaaACTAAGCAtcaaactaagaaaaaaaaaaactaagcatCAATAATTATTAGTAATGGACCTGatgatttttgtcatgttttgtggTATAAATTGGTTTGTTTCACTTTTATTCACAGAAATTGTATGATAATATCAATGTCAAAAGACACGGAAAGCTGACAATCATTCAGGCTTATTCTCAATAAGTAGCtccttatttttaatttattcatttttttttagtaaattagTAATTACACACAAGAAAATTCAAAAAGTACTGCATAACggaatgacaaaataatgacaaacGGGTTTCCAAACACTCCCGCATCTTCCCATTGTTCCCCCAAACCTTCCCAAAAACGCCATTGGCGGAGAACAGCCTTCATGTGCTCTCATTGGTTAATACCAGAGACTGTAAACAAAGGTTTCGAGTATTTTCAATgtcctgattttttttcccccaccccCACATTTACAACATCTACTGATCTGTTAAGTTATACCTTTTTCGAatcattacaaaatattatctaACTTTAAGTAAAAATAGGCGACAAACATATTACAACATTAGAagcaaaaataatacatttcttaaaTTACCTTTTCTTTTGTTTCCCACTGCTCGAGCACATCTTTGGCGAAATTAAACTGCTGAGGAACTTGTATGTTGTAAGCCTGTCTCATGCTCTCATAATCGCAGAAGTTTTTTGGTGCAGATGTTTTGAATCTGCACATTTGCAGCCAATAACCTCGCTCATATACTTCATTTTTGTTGGCGTATTTCAGACAGCGTTTAAACAGGGTTTtgctaaacaaatataaattcattattaaCCTGGGACACGACGCTGTAAACCTAACGCTTTGAGGTAGTTTCTCCCACCCGACATTAGTCACACAGCTGAAACTTTCACACGGACCATTTTCTAATTTTCGTTCCCTTTAAAAGTTTTCCCGTTCTTTGCAGTAAACTTCTAAAAATGAAACCGTTCCCTAAAAATCCTAAAGAAGAAAAATTTGAAGCACTGCAGAACCTACGGATCCAATAAAAACAGTCCAGATATAGTTCAGCTTCGTGAAAACAAACTAAATCTCTTCGGTTAGCATGACCGCCTACAAAACTAAAGTCCCActtttaaaacaaagattaaCCGCATGTAAATGTGACAGTACATGCTAATTTATGGATTTTAGGTAATTACGTAACTTCAAAATATGTGAAAACTGCTATTTTAAAAGCAATCTTATTGGGaagggaaagagaaaaaaacaaaaaacaaaaaacaaaaacaaaaacacactatgTACCAACATAAACCTTCAGAGCCATTTTCGTGGTTTAAAAacgtttaataaaataaaagattataCCATACTGATGGCAactaaaaacacttaaaattacAACAGTCACAGACATAATCTGTTTAAAATCAGATTAAATGATAAAAGGTATAAAACAAGACtgaaaagcaaagcaaaacaaaaacaaacaaacaaacaaacaaacaaacagccccccacaacaacaacagaaaaagaGTGCTCAGTGTCTGAGACGAGTGCGTCGTGTGCGGGCGATGGGTGTAGTCACTTTAGGAGTCTCACTCTCAGCCATGACAGCATCTGCAAAGGAATCAGAATGAAGCATGTTAATGAGTATAAGAACTCCGATGAACATTTAacactaatcacaaaaaaaaagaattgtgaaaGTGACCGaccctcttcctcctcttcatcaCTGGTGAAGGTAATGGCAGGTTTGGGACGAGAACGAGATTTTCTTGGGGTTACAAGGTCACTGTCGTCCAACTTCGGTTTACCACGACCTGAAGGATATAAAGATGCGCAATGAGATTCATTTTATCACAGAATTATTTATTGTATGTTTGTGAGAAGAATTTTGCTCGAACTCTTCACCTCGTGTGGTTTTGCGCACACTCTTGGGTGGCAGTGGCGTATGTAGGTTTTGGCTCTGTGTGTCTCCCGTCTGCGGTTCCTCACTCTCCACATTCTCCAGCCCTTTAGTGTGAACAGCCGTCAAACGCTTCTCATAGTCTTCAACCTGTGCCTAAATAGATACAGCTAATTTTAACATACTAGAACAAATAGCAACTGGTCACCAAGTCCCGATCAATGGTCTGCGTGCATAAGTGCATGTATAATACAATGTTTTGCCACCACACATTCACAAATGTAGTACCTTAAACTGTTGTTTTGCTCTTCTACGGAGTTTGGCCGCAATGGACAGGAGAGGCTGATAGACTCCAGGCTCAGTGAGTTTATCACTGTAACAGTCCCAGCACTCTTGCAGCTTCTTGAAACCTCGCTCGCACACAGACAACAGGGAAAGAGACACTGCCAGATCTGCCCATTGACGCTCCGTCCTGCAGACAGAATAGATCACACATAAGAGAGAGATTCAGACTTATCTGTCAAAGCAGCCCAATCTCACAACAAAATGGTTGCTCtaacaatattttcaaaaacagctCTCATTGTCCATTTTTAAACTTGATTTTGGGGAACAACATCAGCCTATGTTATCTTTGGACATCTTTGaagtagggctgcaacaactaaaatcaataaaattgattttttaaaatcgaCAAAGAAATTGATTAGCGGTTCGTTGAGTAGGCTGATCCAGGAAAGGTACATGATCCAAGTTGTCGGAAACAtactttataatttaatttaatttaatttaataagtgCTTCAAATAAAAGTGTTTACCGCGTCTTCCCCTCTCGTGCTTTGACAGATGCGTGTGCTGTGcaagtgcataacttacattttatggttatattcttatttgtaaatgttagaaagtcccACAGGTATTCCATTTTGCATATTCTGACAAGTGTCTTgttaaacttcacagacttcAATGAACGAGTGCTGGTGGCCACATGTGGGTCAAATAGTCGGAGGGTAGTATAATAGAAGCGCATTAATTCTGACCAAAATACACTTtgctataaatattttttgttagaaATTAAGTAtaggtttaaaaatatacatgtaaCAAGTAATCATATTTATGAAAccagtaacagtaaagacactaTTGGTGGAATAGCccattaaatgtaatataattaccATGTTCAGACGAGTGAATGCTTGTGTTCTTCATACTTCGTACAAGTTAACATTGTTcttttggttttgtttatttttaatttctgctTTAAAATAGTAAGCAATCAGTTGTTTTTaggtttaaaatataatttgtattttaaccctttttttTGCTTATAAATGTACAGCATAGCCTACAGATACCCACATTCACTATATTTGTTTTCCTAGGCTTTATATTACATTGTTTGGAAGACagcattgggcaggatgtggagtaacattgtttaaaatactggattaaaattaaattagaaaaaattcaataataattttagatttttcatccgattaatcaaaaaaaaaaatataaaaaaaat
Encoded here:
- the acsm3 gene encoding acyl-coenzyme A synthetase ACSM3, mitochondrial isoform X3, which produces MNLYLFSKTLFKRCLKYANKNEVYERGYWLQMCRFKTSAPKNFCDYESMRQAYNIQVPQQFNFAKDVLEQWETKEKNGQRSSLPALWWVNDSGEEVKWSFEELGFHSRKLANVLHQVCSLERGDRVFLLLPRVPEWWLVNVACLRTGTVLIPGTSQLTARDIRHRLQSSGAKCVITDETLAPLLDTVASECPSISTKLLLSHRAMHGWGNLTELMGRVSDDHVCVDTRSEEAMTIFFTSGTTGSPKMTQHSHCSYGLGLTVNGRYWLDLTEQDVFWNTSDTGWAKSAWSSVFAPWIQGACVFVHHMPRFDTSTVLKTLSSYPITTFCTAPTAYRMLVQDDISRYKFQALEHCLCAGEPINPEVMWKWKELTGLDIYEGYGQTETVLIAGTFKGMKIKPGSFGKASPGYDVQVIDENGSVVPQGQEGNLGIRVKPDRPFSLFTEYTGEPERTAECFCGDFYLTGDRGMMDEEGYLWFIGRADDVILSAGYRIGPFEVENALIEHPAVAESAVVSSPDPVRGEVVQCILGLQCDLRIGQNYLT
- the acsm3 gene encoding acyl-coenzyme A synthetase ACSM3, mitochondrial isoform X1: MNLYLFSKTLFKRCLKYANKNEVYERGYWLQMCRFKTSAPKNFCDYESMRQAYNIQVPQQFNFAKDVLEQWETKEKNGQRSSLPALWWVNDSGEEVKWSFEELGFHSRKLANVLHQVCSLERGDRVFLLLPRVPEWWLVNVACLRTGTVLIPGTSQLTARDIRHRLQSSGAKCVITDETLAPLLDTVASECPSISTKLLLSHRAMHGWGNLTELMGRVSDDHVCVDTRSEEAMTIFFTSGTTGSPKMTQHSHCSYGLGLTVNGRYWLDLTEQDVFWNTSDTGWAKSAWSSVFAPWIQGACVFVHHMPRFDTSTVLKTLSSYPITTFCTAPTAYRMLVQDDISRYKFQALEHCLCAGEPINPEVMWKWKELTGLDIYEGYGQTETVLIAGTFKGMKIKPGSFGKASPGYDVQVIDENGSVVPQGQEGNLGIRVKPDRPFSLFTEYTGEPERTAECFCGDFYLTGDRGMMDEEGYLWFIGRADDVILSAGYRIGPFEVENALIEHPAVAESAVVSSPDPVRGEVVKAFVVLTADFKFRDHKELIQELQTHVKTVTAPYKYPRKIEFVDHLPKTVSGKIRRVELRKKEWEQKTSFC
- the acsm3 gene encoding acyl-coenzyme A synthetase ACSM3, mitochondrial isoform X2 produces the protein MNLYLFSKTLFKRCLKYANKNEVYERGYWLQMCRFKTSAPKNFCDYESMRQAYNIQVPQQFNFAKDVLEQWETKEKNGQRSSLPALWWVNDSGEEVKWSFEELGFHSRKLANVLHQVCSLERGDRVFLLLPRVPEWWLVNVACLRTGTVLIPGTSQLTARDIRHRLQSSGAKCVITDETLAPLLDTVASECPSISTKLLLSHRAMHGWGNLTELMGRVSDDHVCVDTRSEEAMTIFFTSGTTGSPKMTQHSHCSYGLGLTVNGRYWLDLTEQDVFWNTSDTGWAKSAWSSVFAPWIQGACVFVHHMPRFDTSTVLKTLSSYPITTFCTAPTAYRMLVQDDISRYKFQALEHCLCAGEPINPEVMWKWKELTGLDIYEGYGQTETVLIAGTFKGMKIKPGSFGKASPGYDVQVIDENGSVVPQGQEGNLGIRVKPDRPFSLFTEYTGEPERTAECFCGDFYLTGDRGMMDEEGYLWFIGRADDVILSAGYRIGPFEVENALIEHPAVAESAVVSSPDPVRGEVVKAFVVLTADFKFRDHKELIQELQTHVKTVTAPYKYPRKIEFVDHLPKTSAPLFLKSMMSCD